A single window of Microbacterium oryzae DNA harbors:
- a CDS encoding GNAT family N-acetyltransferase, with the protein MHDLLTLRTGRLVLTPPTEADIDAIHLACQDPEVQRWTTVPSPYTRQDAEQFVELTAERWQSGEELTWAIHDATGLVGMVGLHRIADGAAEIGYWVSAAARGRGYGAEAGCAVVDFALGPMRLERLEWHAVAGNVASARLARSLGFRFEGVRRQGTRTAGRREDAWLAGLVSGDDRSPVDWPVLAPLTSALPVMRRRARGGRALRAGAAAR; encoded by the coding sequence GTGCATGATCTGCTGACCCTGCGCACCGGTCGCCTCGTCCTCACGCCGCCGACCGAGGCCGACATCGACGCGATCCACCTGGCCTGCCAGGACCCCGAGGTGCAGCGCTGGACCACCGTGCCGTCGCCGTACACGCGACAGGACGCCGAGCAGTTCGTCGAGCTGACCGCCGAGCGGTGGCAGAGCGGCGAGGAGCTGACCTGGGCCATCCACGACGCCACCGGCCTCGTCGGCATGGTCGGCCTGCACCGCATCGCCGACGGCGCCGCCGAGATCGGGTACTGGGTCTCCGCCGCCGCGCGGGGACGCGGCTACGGCGCCGAGGCCGGCTGCGCGGTCGTCGACTTCGCACTGGGCCCGATGCGCCTCGAGCGCCTGGAGTGGCACGCGGTCGCGGGGAACGTCGCCTCGGCGCGGCTCGCCCGCTCGCTCGGCTTCCGCTTCGAGGGCGTCCGCCGTCAGGGCACCCGTACCGCGGGACGCCGTGAAGACGCGTGGCTTGCCGGACTCGTGTCGGGCGACGACCGCTCCCCCGTGGACTGGCCGGTGCTCGCTCCGCTCACGTCCGCTCTGCCGGTGATGCGGCGCCGCGCCCGCGGCGGCCGCGCCCTCCGCGCGGGAGCCGCCGCGCGCTGA
- the trpS gene encoding tryptophan--tRNA ligase, with product MTQKARLYSGMQPSADSLQIGNYIGALLQWRDMQDTYDAFFSVVDLHALTQPNDPAELREKTRRTAAQYIAAGIEPSRSTLYVQSHVRAHAELAWVLSTITGFGEAGRMTQFKDKSQRYGADATNVGLFTYPILMAADILLYQTQVVPVGDDQKQHVELTRDLAERFNSRYGDTFRVPQPVIQADTARIYDLQNPAAKMSKSAESHAGVIWLLDDVDVTAKKIMRAVTDNDGVVRYDREGKPGVSNLLTIYAALTGRQIPAIEDEYAGRGYGDFKKGLRDVVVSEFEPVRARALELLDDPAELDRVLAVNAEKATAVADETLNAAYDRMGLLRRA from the coding sequence GTGACTCAGAAAGCTCGCCTCTACTCGGGAATGCAGCCCTCGGCCGACTCTCTTCAGATCGGCAACTACATCGGGGCGCTCCTGCAGTGGCGCGACATGCAGGACACGTACGACGCGTTCTTCAGCGTCGTCGACCTGCACGCCCTCACTCAGCCGAACGACCCCGCCGAGCTGCGCGAGAAGACGCGCCGCACCGCCGCGCAGTACATCGCCGCGGGGATCGAGCCCTCGCGCTCGACCCTCTATGTGCAGTCGCACGTGCGCGCGCACGCCGAGCTGGCGTGGGTGCTCTCGACGATCACCGGCTTCGGCGAGGCCGGGCGCATGACGCAGTTCAAGGACAAGTCGCAGCGCTACGGTGCCGACGCGACCAACGTCGGTCTGTTCACCTACCCGATCCTCATGGCCGCGGACATCCTGCTGTACCAGACGCAGGTCGTGCCGGTCGGCGACGACCAGAAGCAGCACGTGGAGCTCACGCGCGACCTGGCCGAGCGCTTCAACTCCCGCTACGGCGACACGTTCCGCGTGCCGCAGCCGGTCATCCAGGCCGACACGGCACGGATCTACGACCTGCAAAACCCGGCGGCGAAGATGTCGAAGTCGGCCGAGTCGCACGCGGGCGTCATCTGGCTGCTCGACGACGTCGACGTCACGGCGAAGAAGATCATGCGCGCGGTCACCGACAACGACGGCGTCGTGCGCTATGACCGCGAGGGGAAGCCGGGCGTCTCGAACCTGCTGACGATCTACGCCGCGCTCACGGGCAGGCAGATCCCGGCGATCGAGGACGAGTACGCCGGTCGCGGCTACGGCGACTTCAAGAAGGGCCTCCGCGACGTCGTGGTGTCGGAGTTCGAGCCGGTGCGCGCCCGCGCGCTCGAGCTGCTCGACGACCCCGCAGAGCTCGACCGCGTGCTCGCGGTCAACGCCGAGAAGGCCACGGCCGTCGCCGACGAGACGCTGAACGCCGCCTACGACCGGATGGGCCTGCTGCGCCGTGCATGA
- a CDS encoding NUDIX hydrolase — protein sequence MSSSRRPVYAAGCVVWRELDGELLVLLVHRGKYRDVSLPKGKLDPGEMLPQTAVREIHEETGLRVALGPSVGQSVYIQPSGREKIVHYWAAEATTEAIQASTFVPNKEIAGLEWVTVAAARERLSYPVDQDILDRFERLRRSASLRTFPIVVLRHGKAVSRDDWDGEDTDRPLHPRGKEQAKAVVGAVSAFGVRKIISSPAERCVKTVAPLSKALRRRVTKTSLISQDAWSDGTADVREVVGRRVRAGRPSVLCSHRPVIPAILRELALATGTVSGPELESASTLDPGAFAVVHVSVEHPGAGIVAIETHKPGA from the coding sequence ATGAGCTCGAGCCGTCGGCCCGTGTACGCGGCGGGGTGCGTGGTCTGGCGCGAGCTGGACGGCGAGCTCCTCGTCCTGCTCGTGCACCGAGGCAAGTACCGCGACGTCTCCCTGCCGAAGGGGAAGCTGGACCCGGGCGAGATGCTCCCGCAGACCGCGGTGCGGGAGATCCACGAGGAGACGGGCCTGCGCGTCGCCCTCGGGCCATCCGTCGGCCAGTCCGTCTACATCCAGCCGTCCGGACGCGAGAAGATCGTGCACTACTGGGCCGCGGAGGCGACGACCGAGGCCATCCAGGCCAGCACGTTCGTCCCCAACAAGGAGATCGCGGGGCTGGAGTGGGTGACCGTCGCCGCCGCCCGCGAACGGCTGAGCTACCCGGTCGACCAGGACATCCTGGACCGCTTCGAGCGGCTGCGGCGCTCGGCGAGCCTCCGCACCTTCCCCATCGTGGTGCTGCGGCACGGCAAGGCCGTCTCCCGCGACGACTGGGACGGCGAGGACACCGACCGGCCGCTGCATCCGCGCGGCAAGGAGCAGGCGAAGGCCGTGGTCGGCGCGGTGAGCGCGTTCGGCGTGCGCAAGATCATCTCGAGCCCCGCCGAGCGCTGCGTGAAGACCGTCGCACCCCTGTCGAAGGCGCTGCGTCGCCGCGTCACGAAGACCTCGCTCATCAGCCAGGACGCGTGGTCGGATGGCACGGCGGACGTCCGCGAGGTCGTGGGCCGGCGCGTGCGGGCGGGGCGGCCATCCGTTCTCTGCAGCCATCGTCCGGTGATCCCCGCCATCCTCCGGGAGCTGGCCCTGGCCACCGGTACCGTCAGCGGCCCCGAGCTCGAGAGCGCGTCGACCCTCGACCCCGGCGCGTTCGCGGTCGTGCACGTGTCGGTCGAGCACCCGGGAGCCGGGATCGTCGCGATCGAGACGCACAAGCCCGGGGCGTGA
- a CDS encoding RNA degradosome polyphosphate kinase, whose protein sequence is MTDAPLVDPGFDTEDDDFDEMVEAPDADLPEHRFMDRELSWLAFNNRVLELAEDPTLPLLERANFLAIFASNLDEFFMVRVAGLKRRIVTGLAVPSNIGTAPAKVLSNISDLAHELQARHAEVWNEEVKPALSEAGIDFARWDELDDGEREYLYDYFQTQVFPVLMPLAVDPAHPFPYISGLSLNLAIRIRNARTGREEFARLKVPPMLPRLVPVPAKDDAPDSIRFIALEDLIAENLADLFPGMEILDHHAFRLTRNEDVTIEEDESENLIQALEAELLRRRFGPPIRLEITEDMDDVTLDLLIRELDISEQEVYRLPSPLDLRSLFGLSRIDRPELKYTPHLPVTPLAFQAADADSKHARGDIFRAIRKGDVLVHHPYESFATSVQAFLEQAARDPHVLAIKQTLYRTSGDSPIVQALIDAAESGKQVLALVEVKARFDEANNIEWARKLEKAGVHVVYGLVGLKTHCKLALVIREEKGVLRHYTHVGTGNYNPKTSRIYEDLGLFTCSPEVGRDVTRLFNELSGYAIEKKFKRLLVAPLHLRKGLLRLIDRERRHAAAGKPAHVRIKVNSMVDEQIIDALYRASLAGVQVDVWVRGICSLRVDLPGVSDNIRVRSVLGRYLEHARIFAFANDGDPEVYIGSADMMHRNLDRRVEALVRVTSPEHIKELQSFFDLGMDDASATWHLGAEGVWTRHHRDDKGRPLADVQDRTMAAIQRRRRPRAAR, encoded by the coding sequence ATGACGGATGCGCCGCTGGTCGACCCCGGCTTCGACACGGAGGACGACGACTTCGACGAGATGGTGGAGGCGCCCGACGCGGACCTCCCCGAGCACCGCTTCATGGACCGCGAGCTCAGCTGGCTCGCGTTCAACAACCGCGTGCTGGAGCTCGCCGAGGACCCCACGCTGCCGCTCCTGGAGCGCGCGAACTTCCTGGCGATCTTCGCCAGCAATCTCGACGAGTTCTTCATGGTGCGCGTGGCGGGCCTCAAGCGCCGCATCGTCACCGGCCTCGCCGTGCCGAGCAACATCGGCACGGCCCCCGCCAAGGTGCTCTCCAACATCTCCGACCTCGCGCACGAGCTCCAGGCCCGTCACGCCGAGGTGTGGAACGAGGAGGTGAAGCCCGCCCTCTCGGAGGCGGGCATCGACTTCGCGCGATGGGACGAGCTCGACGACGGCGAGCGCGAGTACCTCTACGACTACTTCCAGACCCAGGTCTTCCCGGTGCTCATGCCGCTCGCGGTCGACCCGGCCCACCCGTTCCCGTACATCTCCGGCCTCTCGCTGAACCTGGCCATCCGGATTCGCAACGCGCGCACGGGCCGCGAGGAGTTCGCGCGCCTCAAGGTGCCGCCGATGCTGCCGCGTCTCGTTCCGGTGCCGGCGAAGGACGACGCCCCCGACAGCATCCGGTTCATCGCGCTCGAGGACCTCATCGCCGAGAACCTCGCCGACCTCTTCCCCGGCATGGAGATCCTCGATCACCACGCGTTCCGCCTCACGCGCAACGAGGACGTGACGATCGAGGAGGACGAGTCGGAGAACCTCATCCAGGCGCTGGAGGCCGAGCTGCTGCGGCGGCGCTTCGGCCCGCCCATCCGCCTGGAGATCACCGAGGACATGGACGACGTCACGCTCGACCTCCTCATCCGGGAGCTCGACATCTCCGAGCAGGAGGTCTACCGCCTGCCGTCGCCGCTCGACCTGCGCTCGCTGTTCGGGCTCAGCCGCATCGACCGTCCCGAGCTGAAGTACACCCCGCACCTGCCGGTGACGCCGCTGGCGTTCCAGGCCGCGGATGCCGACTCCAAGCACGCGCGCGGCGACATCTTCCGCGCCATCCGCAAGGGCGACGTGCTCGTGCACCACCCGTACGAGTCGTTCGCGACGAGCGTGCAGGCGTTCCTCGAGCAGGCCGCGCGCGACCCGCACGTGCTCGCCATCAAGCAGACCCTCTACCGGACCTCGGGCGACAGCCCCATCGTGCAGGCGCTCATCGACGCCGCGGAGTCGGGCAAGCAGGTGCTCGCCCTGGTCGAGGTGAAGGCGCGCTTCGACGAGGCCAACAACATCGAGTGGGCGCGCAAGCTCGAGAAGGCCGGCGTGCACGTCGTCTACGGCCTCGTCGGGCTGAAGACGCACTGCAAGCTCGCGCTCGTCATCCGCGAGGAGAAGGGCGTGCTGCGGCACTACACGCACGTCGGCACGGGCAACTACAACCCGAAGACCAGCCGCATCTACGAGGATCTCGGGCTCTTCACCTGCAGCCCCGAGGTGGGCCGCGACGTCACCCGCCTGTTCAACGAGCTGAGCGGGTACGCGATCGAGAAGAAGTTCAAGCGCCTGCTCGTCGCCCCCCTGCACCTGCGGAAGGGGCTCCTGCGCCTCATCGACCGCGAGCGCCGTCACGCCGCCGCGGGCAAGCCCGCACATGTGCGCATCAAGGTCAACTCCATGGTCGACGAGCAGATCATCGACGCGCTCTACCGCGCATCGCTGGCCGGCGTGCAGGTCGACGTGTGGGTCCGCGGCATCTGCAGTCTGCGCGTCGACCTGCCGGGCGTGAGCGACAACATCCGCGTGCGCAGCGTGCTGGGGCGCTACCTCGAGCACGCGCGCATCTTCGCGTTCGCGAACGACGGCGACCCCGAGGTCTACATCGGCAGCGCCGACATGATGCACCGCAACCTCGACCGCCGCGTCGAGGCGCTCGTGCGCGTGACGAGCCCCGAGCACATCAAGGAGCTGCAGTCGTTCTTCGACCTCGGGATGGACGACGCGAGCGCGACGTGGCACCTCGGGGCGGAGGGCGTGTGGACGCGGCACCACCGCGACGACAAGGGCCGCCCGCTCGCCGATGTGCAGGACCGGACCATGGCCGCGATCCAGCGTCGCCGCCGTCCGCGCGCGGCTCGATGA
- a CDS encoding response regulator transcription factor — translation MAQLLVLSSAPGGEAPLPALELLSHRVRTAPADAAHLVEAADADAVLLDARVDLVGAKSLCKLLATAGVSAPVVLIVTEGGLAAISPEWGVDDVILTTAGPAEADARVRLALGRRTPEETSGRIQTSGITIDESAYSAKVNGKPLDLTYKEFQLLHFLALHPSRVFTREQLLSEVWGYDYFGGTRTVDVHVRRLRAKLGDLEQLIGTVRNVGYRFTADEDETSRGRG, via the coding sequence TTGGCTCAGCTCCTCGTGCTCAGCTCCGCCCCCGGCGGAGAAGCCCCCCTGCCCGCGCTCGAGCTCCTGAGCCACCGCGTGCGGACGGCTCCCGCCGACGCCGCCCATCTGGTGGAGGCGGCCGACGCCGACGCGGTGCTCCTCGATGCGCGCGTGGACCTCGTCGGCGCCAAGTCGCTGTGCAAGCTGCTGGCGACCGCGGGCGTCTCCGCGCCGGTGGTGCTCATCGTCACGGAAGGCGGGCTGGCCGCCATCTCCCCGGAATGGGGTGTGGACGACGTCATCCTCACCACGGCCGGCCCCGCCGAGGCGGACGCACGGGTGCGGCTGGCGCTCGGGAGGCGCACGCCGGAGGAGACCTCGGGGCGCATCCAGACGTCGGGGATCACGATCGACGAGTCCGCCTACTCGGCGAAGGTCAACGGCAAGCCGCTCGATCTCACCTACAAGGAGTTCCAGCTCCTGCACTTCCTCGCGCTGCACCCCTCCCGCGTGTTCACGCGCGAGCAGCTGCTCAGCGAGGTCTGGGGCTACGACTACTTCGGCGGCACGCGCACCGTCGACGTGCATGTGCGGCGTCTGCGCGCCAAGCTCGGGGACCTGGAGCAGCTCATCGGCACCGTCCGCAATGTCGGCTACCGGTTCACGGCCGACGAGGACGAGACGTCGCGCGGAAGAGGCTGA
- a CDS encoding FABP family protein, which produces MIEIPTDLPADLVPLSWLIGVWEGTGVVDYRVGDTHFEGEFTHRVSFSHDGGPYLNYAATAWLAADGERPAQQLVAETGFWRLSRPATAATPGPGLLPALETAPIRTADDVEQLRTDGGGFEIEVNLVHADGVSELYLGEVKGPRIDIATDAVVRTAGAKPYAAATRMYGLVDGHLLWAWDIAALGRELGSHASARLARVD; this is translated from the coding sequence GTGATCGAGATTCCGACCGACCTCCCCGCCGACCTCGTTCCGCTGTCCTGGCTGATCGGCGTGTGGGAGGGAACCGGCGTCGTCGACTACCGGGTCGGCGACACGCACTTCGAGGGTGAGTTCACCCATCGCGTGAGCTTCAGCCACGATGGCGGCCCGTACCTGAACTACGCCGCGACCGCGTGGCTCGCCGCCGACGGGGAGCGTCCTGCGCAGCAGCTCGTCGCCGAGACGGGCTTCTGGCGCCTCTCGCGACCCGCCACCGCCGCCACCCCCGGGCCCGGCCTGCTGCCCGCCCTCGAGACCGCGCCCATCCGCACCGCCGACGATGTCGAGCAGCTGCGCACGGACGGCGGCGGATTCGAGATCGAGGTCAACCTCGTCCACGCCGACGGCGTCAGCGAGCTGTACCTGGGCGAGGTGAAGGGCCCGCGCATCGACATCGCCACGGACGCCGTCGTGCGCACCGCGGGCGCGAAGCCGTATGCGGCCGCGACCCGCATGTACGGCCTCGTCGACGGGCACCTGCTGTGGGCGTGGGACATCGCCGCACTCGGCCGCGAGCTCGGCTCGCACGCCTCCGCGCGCCTCGCCCGCGTCGACTGA
- a CDS encoding YgfZ/GcvT domain-containing protein codes for MTDPFSQLPGAVNGDEGVEHFGDPVREQRRLLAGDAIVPRGDRAVVRVAGEDRLTWLDSITSQALKRLTPGESTELLVLDPHGHIEHAAAVVDDGEAVWLIADAGDAPKLAKWLGMMRFRARVEVAERPDLRVVGFVAGGAAEERAVGAALHPADRPLVWRDPWTGVGQGGWQYARVEEHPGTQLAWAEAIVDEAGAAALAEHGDVAGLLAAEALRIAAWRPRWSREVDERSLPHETDWLRSAVHLDKGCYRGQETVAKVHNLGHPPRRVAMLHLDGSESVLPAPGAVVRDGESEAGRITSVARHHELGPIALAVLTRRTPADAPLVVDVDGVAVAAAQEVVVPADAGATAEVPRITRLSRRPLAQ; via the coding sequence ATGACCGATCCCTTCTCCCAGCTGCCCGGTGCCGTGAACGGCGACGAGGGCGTCGAGCACTTCGGCGACCCGGTCCGCGAGCAGCGCCGCCTCCTCGCGGGCGACGCGATCGTGCCGCGCGGGGACCGCGCCGTCGTGCGGGTCGCGGGGGAGGACCGTCTCACCTGGCTCGACTCCATCACCTCCCAGGCGCTGAAGCGGCTCACGCCGGGTGAGAGCACCGAGCTGCTCGTCCTCGACCCGCACGGGCACATCGAGCACGCCGCGGCGGTCGTCGACGACGGCGAGGCGGTCTGGCTCATCGCGGACGCGGGCGACGCCCCGAAGCTCGCGAAGTGGCTCGGCATGATGCGCTTCCGTGCGCGCGTCGAGGTCGCCGAGCGCCCCGACCTCAGGGTCGTCGGATTCGTCGCGGGCGGCGCGGCCGAGGAGCGGGCCGTCGGCGCCGCGCTCCACCCGGCGGACCGGCCGCTCGTCTGGCGCGACCCGTGGACGGGCGTCGGTCAGGGCGGATGGCAGTACGCCCGCGTCGAGGAGCACCCCGGCACGCAGCTGGCGTGGGCCGAGGCGATCGTCGACGAGGCGGGGGCCGCCGCCCTCGCCGAGCACGGCGACGTCGCCGGACTGCTCGCGGCCGAGGCCCTCCGCATCGCCGCATGGCGACCCCGCTGGAGCCGCGAGGTCGACGAGCGCTCGCTGCCGCACGAGACCGACTGGCTGCGCAGCGCCGTGCACCTCGACAAGGGCTGCTACCGGGGTCAGGAGACCGTCGCCAAGGTGCACAACCTCGGCCACCCGCCGCGCCGCGTGGCGATGCTGCACCTCGACGGGAGCGAGAGCGTTCTGCCCGCGCCCGGCGCGGTGGTGCGCGACGGGGAGAGCGAGGCGGGGCGCATCACGTCCGTCGCGCGCCATCACGAGCTCGGACCCATCGCGCTCGCCGTGCTGACCCGGCGCACACCCGCCGACGCCCCGCTCGTCGTCGACGTCGACGGGGTGGCCGTCGCCGCCGCGCAGGAGGTCGTGGTGCCCGCCGACGCGGGGGCCACGGCCGAGGTGCCGCGCATCACGCGCCTCTCGCGCCGCCCGCTCGCCCAGTAG
- a CDS encoding class I SAM-dependent methyltransferase, translating to MPTTEGRPTRGTTGTNRLRRVDRWIAAHPALRDADHPLVVDLGFGASGVTAFELASRLRRARPDVAVRGLEIDPERVARARAQLEEVRAGRTVFAADLPVSFARGGFEVPLEGGRRPAVIRAFNVLRQYDEHEVRGAWGRMAERLAPEGVLVEGTCDELGRISSWVDVAPSGEPLRFSVSLRLAQLERPGVVAERLPKALIHRNVPGEPVHAFLQALDSEWERAAPLSTFGPVQRWLATVDALRRGGWPIARAPRRWRLGEITLPWSAVAPAE from the coding sequence ATGCCGACGACCGAGGGCCGCCCCACCCGCGGCACCACCGGCACCAATCGGCTCCGTCGCGTGGACCGCTGGATCGCCGCCCATCCCGCCCTGCGCGACGCCGACCATCCGCTCGTCGTCGATCTCGGCTTCGGCGCGAGCGGGGTGACGGCGTTCGAGCTCGCGAGCCGTCTGCGCCGCGCGCGGCCGGACGTCGCGGTGCGCGGGCTGGAGATCGACCCCGAGCGGGTGGCGCGTGCGCGGGCCCAGCTCGAGGAGGTGCGGGCGGGGCGCACCGTGTTCGCGGCGGACCTGCCCGTGTCGTTTGCGCGCGGCGGCTTCGAGGTGCCCCTCGAGGGCGGGCGACGCCCGGCTGTGATCCGCGCGTTCAACGTGCTGCGCCAGTACGACGAGCACGAGGTGCGCGGCGCGTGGGGCCGGATGGCGGAGCGCCTGGCTCCGGAGGGGGTGCTGGTGGAGGGCACGTGCGATGAGCTCGGGCGCATCTCGTCGTGGGTCGACGTCGCGCCGTCGGGCGAGCCGCTCCGCTTCTCCGTCTCGCTGCGTCTCGCGCAGCTGGAGCGGCCCGGCGTCGTCGCCGAGCGGCTGCCCAAGGCCCTCATCCACCGCAATGTGCCCGGCGAGCCGGTCCACGCGTTCCTGCAGGCGCTCGACAGTGAATGGGAGCGCGCGGCGCCACTGTCGACGTTCGGCCCCGTGCAGCGGTGGCTGGCCACGGTCGACGCGCTGCGTCGCGGCGGATGGCCGATCGCGCGCGCGCCGCGCCGCTGGCGCCTCGGCGAGATCACCCTGCCCTGGTCGGCGGTCGCGCCGGCGGAGTGA
- a CDS encoding phosphoglyceromutase — protein sequence MTHTLILLRHGQSDWNEKNLFTGWVDVRLTEQGKREAQRGGELLREQGVLPDILHSSVLSRAIQTADIALDAADRLWIPVKRSWRLNERHYGALQGKDKAQTLAEFGEEKFMEWRRSFDVPPPVIDPEDEYAQTHDPRYVGIDGEIPGTESLKIVIDRLLPYWEGEIVPDLKAGKTVLVAAHGNSLRALVKHLDGISDDDIAGLNIPTGIPLVYELDDDMKPTGASRYLDPEAAAAGAAAVAAQGKK from the coding sequence ATGACGCACACCCTGATCCTGCTCCGCCACGGGCAGAGCGACTGGAACGAGAAGAACCTCTTCACCGGATGGGTCGACGTCCGACTCACCGAGCAGGGGAAGCGCGAGGCTCAGCGCGGCGGGGAGCTGCTGCGCGAGCAGGGCGTCCTGCCCGACATCCTGCACTCCTCGGTGCTGAGCCGGGCCATCCAGACCGCCGACATCGCGCTCGACGCGGCCGACCGTCTGTGGATCCCCGTCAAGCGCTCGTGGCGCCTCAACGAGCGCCACTACGGCGCGCTCCAGGGCAAGGACAAGGCGCAGACGCTCGCCGAGTTCGGCGAGGAGAAGTTCATGGAATGGCGCCGTTCGTTCGACGTGCCGCCGCCCGTGATCGACCCCGAGGACGAGTACGCCCAGACGCACGACCCGCGCTACGTCGGCATCGACGGCGAGATCCCCGGCACCGAGTCGCTGAAGATCGTCATCGACCGCCTGCTGCCGTACTGGGAGGGCGAGATCGTCCCCGATCTCAAGGCCGGCAAGACCGTGCTCGTCGCCGCTCACGGCAACTCGCTGCGCGCGCTCGTGAAGCACCTCGACGGCATCAGCGACGACGACATCGCCGGCCTCAACATCCCGACCGGCATCCCGCTCGTGTACGAGCTCGACGACGACATGAAGCCGACCGGCGCGAGCCGCTACCTCGACCCCGAGGCTGCCGCCGCCGGTGCCGCCGCCGTCGCCGCGCAGGGCAAGAAGTGA
- the phoU gene encoding phosphate signaling complex protein PhoU, with translation MREVFHQALEDIQTRLVEIAELVTVAIDKATIAFETGDVSLAEEVIADDARIDELALSVDELAIDTLAMQQPVARDLRIIVSALRTSASLERMGDLAEHIAQLARSRFPERAIPKGLKSTFVKMGKLDVSVARTLVELLRTQDLAFAAQIRDADDLIDELHATVYEKVLSEAFSGDVGHVIDAALASRYHERFGDHAVSIAKKIVYLATGDWTGSTDPEIAAADERTSHFGV, from the coding sequence ATGCGCGAAGTCTTCCACCAGGCCCTCGAGGACATTCAGACCCGGCTGGTCGAGATCGCCGAGCTGGTCACCGTGGCCATCGACAAGGCGACGATCGCCTTCGAGACCGGCGACGTGTCGCTCGCCGAGGAGGTCATCGCCGACGACGCGCGCATCGACGAGCTCGCGCTCTCGGTCGACGAGCTCGCGATCGACACCCTCGCCATGCAGCAGCCGGTGGCGCGCGATCTGCGCATCATCGTCAGCGCACTGCGGACGAGCGCGTCGCTCGAGCGGATGGGCGACCTCGCCGAGCACATCGCGCAGCTGGCGCGCTCCCGCTTCCCCGAGCGGGCCATCCCGAAGGGCCTGAAGAGCACCTTCGTGAAGATGGGCAAGCTCGACGTCAGCGTCGCGCGCACCCTCGTCGAGCTGCTCCGCACGCAGGACCTCGCCTTTGCCGCGCAGATCCGCGACGCCGACGACCTCATCGACGAGCTGCACGCCACCGTCTACGAGAAGGTGCTGAGCGAGGCGTTCTCCGGCGACGTCGGCCACGTCATCGACGCCGCGCTCGCCAGCCGCTACCACGAGCGCTTCGGCGACCACGCGGTCTCGATCGCGAAGAAGATCGTCTACCTCGCCACCGGCGACTGGACCGGGTCCACGGATCCGGAGATCGCCGCCGCCGACGAGCGCACCTCGCACTTCGGCGTCTGA
- a CDS encoding sensor histidine kinase, giving the protein MHSTQLGLLALALGILLGVGVTLVVVLAFRARERALREQSRAVPPALIAALDVIDDASAIVDASGAVVAVSAPGTWLGLTPGQGLHEAELRELVKAARLGGGAQTQTMRIRRGRISDESRLVVARAARIADRLTLLIVRDISEQERLQQMRQDFIANTSHELKTPVGAIGLLAEAMDSASDDPDQVRRFAGRMSAEARRLGELTARIMNLSKLQAADELTEVGDVAIDEVVAAAIEQYQVQAGSAEVVLVRGGDRGLHVRGSATILVEALGNLIANAIAYSPRGSRVGIGVRGTAEAVEIAVTDQGIGIAEADQQRVFERFYRADQARSRRTGGTGLGLAIVKHAVSRHGGEVRLWSQPDRGSTFTIRLPRTDAPLTGEIPGRRKKKGSRAVDAA; this is encoded by the coding sequence ATGCACTCCACGCAGCTCGGGCTGCTCGCGCTCGCCCTGGGGATCCTCCTCGGCGTCGGGGTGACTCTGGTCGTGGTGCTCGCGTTCCGCGCGCGCGAGCGCGCGCTGCGGGAGCAGAGCCGAGCGGTGCCACCCGCGCTCATCGCCGCGCTCGACGTGATCGACGACGCGAGCGCGATCGTCGACGCCTCCGGCGCCGTGGTGGCCGTCTCCGCGCCGGGCACGTGGCTGGGCCTCACCCCCGGGCAGGGGCTGCACGAGGCCGAGCTGCGCGAGCTCGTCAAGGCCGCGCGGCTCGGCGGCGGCGCGCAGACGCAGACGATGCGGATCCGGCGGGGGCGCATCTCCGACGAATCGCGGCTGGTCGTGGCCCGCGCCGCGAGGATCGCCGACCGCCTCACCCTGCTCATCGTGCGCGACATCTCCGAGCAGGAGCGCCTGCAGCAGATGCGGCAGGACTTCATCGCCAACACCAGCCACGAGCTGAAGACGCCCGTCGGCGCGATCGGGCTCCTCGCCGAGGCGATGGATTCCGCGTCCGACGATCCGGATCAGGTGCGCCGCTTCGCCGGTCGCATGTCGGCAGAGGCCCGGCGCCTCGGCGAGCTCACCGCGCGCATCATGAACCTGTCGAAGCTGCAGGCAGCCGACGAGCTCACCGAGGTCGGCGACGTCGCGATCGACGAGGTCGTCGCCGCGGCGATCGAGCAGTACCAGGTGCAGGCCGGCTCCGCCGAGGTCGTCCTCGTGCGCGGCGGGGATCGCGGGCTGCACGTCCGCGGATCCGCGACCATCCTCGTCGAGGCGCTCGGCAACCTGATCGCCAACGCCATCGCCTACTCGCCCCGCGGATCGCGCGTGGGGATCGGCGTGCGCGGCACGGCCGAGGCCGTGGAGATCGCCGTGACCGACCAGGGCATCGGCATCGCCGAGGCCGATCAGCAGCGCGTGTTCGAGCGCTTCTACCGCGCTGATCAGGCCCGCTCCCGCCGCACGGGCGGCACGGGCCTCGGGCTCGCCATCGTCAAGCACGCGGTCAGCCGGCACGGCGGGGAGGTGCGGCTGTGGTCGCAGCCCGATCGCGGGTCGACGTTCACCATCCGGCTCCCGCGCACGGATGCGCCGCTGACCGGCGAGATCCCGGGACGACGCAAGAAGAAGGGCTCCCGCGCGGTCGACGCCGCGTGA